A genomic stretch from Thermomonospora umbrina includes:
- a CDS encoding ExeM/NucH family extracellular endonuclease: protein MPRTPATPTALTAVALAAGLLGATATGAQAAPGDVVISTVYGGGGNSGAPLTHDFVELFNRGSSPVALTGWSVQYASATGTGHFAANRVALNGTLAPGQYHLIRLGGGSTGSPLPAADTTGTLALGASGGKVALVRSADGLACNGGATPCDETQRAQIADLVGYGNATFYEGTAAAPAPSNTTAVVRAARGCTDTDDNAADFATGAPVPRNSATTRTPCGDEPDPEPTPDCTTPATHQIAQVQGPGETSPVAGRTVRVEGVVTGDFQKGDQLSGFFLQDATPDDDPATSDGVFAYAGTGLKDVEVGDRVLVTGKAVEFNGLTELAPVTAVDVCGTGTIEPADYDLPHAEGATFEPRESTLLTFPERLTATEHYQLGRYGEVTVSAEGRLFQPTDRHGPTQAGNDRRRLLVDDGSTRQNRVPVPYTEPEALRLGDTVTGLTGVLSHGFDRYRLQPTQPVAFRRDNERPAAPGPVGPANVRVASFNTLNWFTTLDRRGADTPAEQDRQLTKLVAALKGLNADVVGLMEVENNGDTAIKALVDRLNAAVGANTYTWVRHPDPGTDEIHVTLIYKAAEVRPAGPARSAADPIFDRRPLAQTFQRTAGGEPFTVIVNHFKSKGCGDATGPNADQGDGQGCWNAKRVEQAEAVAALAADVPHPLIIGDLNAYGREDPITTLAAAGLTSQTERFIPDAHRYSYVFDGQSGELDHVLASRSLAHRVTGATVWHINGDEPNILDYNTEFNPPGLYRPDAFRSSDHDPVIIGLRLHGPR, encoded by the coding sequence ATGCCCCGAACTCCCGCAACCCCGACGGCGCTGACGGCCGTCGCGCTCGCCGCCGGCCTCCTCGGCGCGACCGCGACCGGCGCTCAGGCGGCCCCCGGCGACGTCGTGATCAGCACCGTCTACGGAGGCGGCGGCAACTCCGGCGCCCCGCTGACCCACGACTTCGTCGAGCTGTTCAACCGCGGCTCCTCCCCCGTCGCGCTCACCGGCTGGTCCGTGCAGTACGCCAGTGCCACCGGCACCGGCCACTTCGCCGCCAACCGCGTCGCGCTGAACGGCACGCTCGCACCCGGCCAGTACCACCTGATCCGGCTCGGCGGCGGCTCGACGGGGTCGCCGCTCCCCGCCGCCGACACCACCGGCACCTTGGCCCTGGGGGCCTCCGGCGGCAAGGTCGCGCTGGTGCGGTCGGCCGACGGTCTCGCCTGCAACGGCGGGGCCACGCCCTGTGACGAGACCCAGCGGGCGCAGATCGCCGACCTCGTCGGGTACGGCAACGCGACCTTCTACGAGGGCACGGCCGCCGCCCCCGCCCCGTCCAACACCACCGCCGTCGTCCGGGCGGCGCGCGGCTGCACCGACACCGACGACAACGCGGCCGACTTCGCCACCGGGGCCCCCGTGCCCCGCAACTCCGCCACCACCAGGACCCCCTGCGGCGACGAGCCCGACCCCGAGCCGACGCCGGACTGCACCACCCCGGCGACCCACCAGATCGCCCAGGTGCAGGGCCCCGGCGAGACCAGCCCCGTCGCCGGACGGACCGTACGGGTCGAAGGCGTCGTCACCGGCGACTTCCAGAAGGGCGACCAGCTCAGCGGCTTCTTCCTCCAGGACGCGACACCCGACGACGACCCCGCCACCTCCGACGGGGTGTTCGCCTACGCCGGCACGGGCCTCAAGGACGTCGAGGTCGGTGACCGGGTCCTCGTCACCGGCAAGGCCGTCGAGTTCAACGGCCTCACCGAGCTGGCCCCCGTGACGGCCGTCGACGTGTGCGGCACCGGGACGATCGAGCCCGCCGACTACGACCTGCCGCACGCCGAGGGCGCCACGTTCGAGCCCCGGGAGAGCACGCTCCTCACGTTCCCCGAGCGCCTCACCGCCACCGAGCACTACCAGCTCGGCCGCTACGGCGAGGTGACGGTGTCGGCCGAGGGACGGCTCTTCCAGCCGACCGACCGGCACGGGCCCACCCAGGCCGGCAACGACCGGCGGCGGCTGCTCGTCGACGACGGCTCCACCCGGCAGAACCGCGTGCCCGTCCCCTACACCGAGCCCGAGGCGCTGCGGCTGGGCGACACGGTGACCGGCCTGACCGGCGTGCTGAGCCACGGCTTCGACAGGTACCGGCTCCAGCCCACTCAGCCGGTGGCCTTCCGGCGCGACAACGAGCGGCCCGCGGCCCCGGGTCCGGTCGGCCCGGCCAACGTGCGGGTGGCGTCGTTCAACACGCTGAACTGGTTCACCACCCTCGACCGGCGCGGCGCGGACACCCCCGCCGAGCAGGATCGCCAGCTCACCAAGCTCGTCGCCGCCCTCAAGGGGCTGAACGCCGACGTGGTCGGCCTCATGGAGGTCGAGAACAACGGCGACACGGCGATCAAGGCGCTGGTCGACCGGCTCAACGCGGCCGTGGGCGCGAACACCTACACCTGGGTCCGGCACCCCGACCCGGGCACCGACGAGATCCACGTGACGCTGATCTACAAGGCCGCCGAGGTGCGCCCGGCCGGCCCGGCCCGCTCCGCGGCCGACCCGATCTTCGACCGCCGGCCGCTGGCGCAGACCTTCCAGCGGACCGCGGGCGGCGAGCCGTTCACCGTGATCGTCAACCACTTCAAGTCCAAGGGCTGCGGCGACGCCACCGGACCGAACGCCGACCAGGGCGACGGCCAGGGCTGCTGGAACGCCAAGCGGGTCGAGCAGGCCGAGGCGGTCGCCGCCCTCGCCGCCGACGTCCCGCACCCGCTGATCATCGGCGACCTCAACGCCTACGGGCGGGAGGACCCGATCACGACCCTGGCCGCCGCCGGGCTCACCAGCCAGACCGAGCGCTTCATCCCGGACGCGCACCGCTACAGCTACGTGTTCGACGGCCAGTCCGGCGAGCTGGACCACGTCCTGGCGAGCCGCTCCCTGGCCCACCGGGTCACCGGCGCGACGGTGTGGCACATCAACGGCGACGAGCCCAACATCCTCGACTACAACACGGAGTTCAACCCGCCGGGCTTGTACCGGCCGGACGCCTTCCGGTCGTCGGACCACGACCCGGTGATCATCGGCCTGCGCCTGCACGGCCCCCGCTGA
- a CDS encoding LLM class flavin-dependent oxidoreductase: protein MSTPFSVLDLAPVVSGSTSAQALRNTLDLARHTERLGYGRYWLAEHHNMPGIASSATSVLIGQVAAVTSRIRVGSGGVMLPNHAPMVVAEQFGTLEALHPGRIDLGLGRAPGTDPATAQALRRSAAPLSADDFPEQLVELRGYFDEKSPVTPAAGNGPPVWLLGSSGYSARLAGLLGLPFAFAHHFSAENTLPALKLYRESFRPSADLESPYAMLAVSVTAADTDERARELAAPQALAFLRLRQGRPGTLPTPEEAAAYPYTPMEREMIDARIASQVVGGPESVRAQMDELLEATLADEVMATTMVHDHADRLRSYELLAGLYVP, encoded by the coding sequence ATGAGCACTCCGTTCTCCGTCCTCGACCTGGCCCCCGTGGTCAGCGGGTCGACCTCCGCCCAGGCCCTGCGCAACACGCTGGACCTCGCCCGGCACACCGAACGACTCGGATACGGGCGGTACTGGCTGGCCGAGCACCACAACATGCCCGGCATCGCCAGCTCCGCGACGTCCGTGCTGATCGGGCAGGTGGCCGCGGTCACGTCGCGGATCCGGGTCGGGTCGGGGGGCGTGATGCTCCCCAACCACGCCCCGATGGTGGTGGCCGAGCAGTTCGGGACGCTGGAGGCGCTGCACCCGGGGCGGATCGACCTCGGGCTCGGGCGCGCCCCCGGCACCGACCCGGCCACCGCGCAGGCGCTGCGCCGTTCGGCCGCCCCGCTGTCGGCCGACGACTTCCCCGAGCAGCTCGTCGAGCTGCGGGGCTATTTCGACGAGAAGAGCCCGGTGACCCCGGCGGCGGGCAACGGGCCGCCGGTGTGGCTGCTGGGCTCCAGCGGCTACAGCGCCCGGCTGGCGGGGCTGCTCGGGCTGCCGTTCGCGTTCGCGCACCACTTCAGCGCGGAGAACACCCTTCCGGCGCTGAAGCTCTACCGCGAGTCGTTCCGGCCGTCCGCCGACCTGGAGAGCCCGTACGCGATGCTCGCGGTCTCGGTGACGGCGGCCGACACCGACGAGCGGGCCCGGGAGCTGGCGGCGCCGCAGGCGCTGGCGTTCCTGCGGTTGCGGCAGGGGCGTCCGGGCACGCTGCCGACGCCGGAGGAGGCCGCCGCGTACCCGTACACGCCGATGGAGCGGGAGATGATCGACGCTCGGATCGCCTCGCAGGTGGTGGGCGGCCCCGAGTCCGTGCGCGCCCAGATGGACGAGCTGCTCGAGGCCACCCTGGCCGACGAGGTGATGGCGACGACGATGGTCCACGACCACGCCGACCGGCTGCGCTCCTACGAGCTGCTCGCGGGCCTGTACGTCCCCTAG
- the gabT gene encoding 4-aminobutyrate--2-oxoglutarate transaminase, protein MTSEDIPGAPPQERRLVTEIPGPRSRELQRRRIGAVPPGVGSVLPVYVTEAGGGVVVDVDGNSLIDFGSGIAVTNVGNANPRVVERVRAQAGRFTHTCFMVTPYESYVAVCEALNRITPGDHEKRSFLVNSGAEAVENAVKIARHATGRPAVVVFDHGYHGRTLLTMTLTAKNMPYKHRFGPFAPEVYRMPLAYPYRWPTGPDDAGPEAAAQAVDQITKQIGAENVAAVVVEPIAGEGGFIEPAPGFLPRIAEFCRENGILFIADEVQTGFARTGDLFACEHEGVVPDLVATAKGIAGGLPLAGVTGRADVMDRIHPGGLGGTYGGNPLACEAALAVLEEIEDGGLVERARRIGDVMLPRLRALAERHPAIGDVRGRGAMIAVELVRPGTKDPDPGLTSDVARRCHEAGLLVLTAGTYGNVLRFLPPLVIPEHLLAEGLDVLEAAFRDATA, encoded by the coding sequence ATGACCAGCGAAGACATCCCCGGAGCGCCTCCGCAGGAGCGCCGCCTCGTCACCGAGATCCCCGGACCCCGCTCCCGGGAGCTGCAGCGGCGGCGCATCGGCGCGGTCCCGCCGGGTGTGGGCAGCGTGCTGCCGGTCTACGTCACGGAGGCGGGCGGCGGCGTGGTCGTCGACGTGGACGGCAACTCGCTGATCGACTTCGGCTCCGGCATCGCCGTCACCAACGTGGGCAACGCCAACCCGCGGGTCGTCGAGCGGGTGCGCGCCCAGGCCGGCCGCTTCACCCACACGTGCTTCATGGTCACCCCGTACGAGTCGTACGTGGCGGTCTGCGAGGCCCTCAACCGGATCACCCCGGGCGACCACGAGAAGCGCTCGTTCCTGGTCAACAGCGGGGCCGAGGCGGTGGAGAACGCCGTCAAGATCGCCCGGCACGCCACCGGCCGGCCCGCCGTCGTGGTGTTCGACCACGGCTATCACGGCCGGACGCTGCTCACCATGACGCTGACGGCCAAGAACATGCCCTACAAGCACCGGTTCGGCCCCTTCGCGCCCGAGGTGTACCGGATGCCGCTGGCCTACCCGTACCGCTGGCCGACCGGCCCGGACGACGCCGGGCCCGAGGCGGCGGCCCAGGCCGTCGACCAGATCACCAAGCAGATCGGCGCCGAGAACGTGGCGGCCGTGGTGGTCGAGCCCATCGCGGGCGAGGGCGGCTTCATCGAGCCCGCCCCCGGCTTCCTGCCGAGGATCGCCGAGTTCTGCCGCGAGAACGGCATCCTGTTCATCGCCGACGAGGTGCAGACAGGTTTCGCCCGCACCGGCGACCTGTTCGCCTGCGAGCACGAGGGCGTGGTGCCCGACCTGGTCGCCACCGCCAAGGGCATCGCGGGCGGCCTCCCGCTGGCCGGGGTCACCGGCCGCGCCGACGTGATGGACCGGATCCACCCCGGCGGCCTCGGCGGCACGTACGGCGGCAACCCGCTGGCCTGCGAGGCCGCGCTGGCCGTCCTGGAGGAGATCGAGGACGGCGGCCTCGTCGAACGCGCCCGCCGCATCGGTGACGTCATGCTGCCCCGGCTGCGCGCCCTCGCCGAACGGCACCCGGCGATCGGCGACGTCCGGGGACGCGGCGCGATGATCGCCGTCGAGCTGGTCCGTCCCGGCACCAAGGACCCCGACCCCGGGCTGACCTCCGACGTCGCGCGCCGATGCCACGAGGCGGGCCTGCTGGTGCTGACCGCCGGGACCTACGGCAACGTCCTGCGCTTCCTGCCCCCGCTGGTCATCCCGGAGCACCTGCTCGCCGAGGGGCTGGACGTCCTCGAAGCGGCCTTCCGGGACGCCACCGCCTAG
- a CDS encoding PucR family transcriptional regulator — MPPTLAAVAALPQLGLRPLTGGPPALEAGVHWVAVSELEDPTPFLEGGELLLTTGMRLNARTAEPYIARLVRRRVAGLGFGVGLGHEEIPPELTGAAERHGLPLLEVPRRTPFIAIGKAVSGMLAAERYEAVTRSFQAQRELTRAALKGSKALVIRLARELDGWALLLGPTGDVLRAAPESARRHADDLAGELDRLRAGGASVAISGRDSHVVIQPLGVSGRPRGFLAVGTAEPLPPVAHTIVGAAVSLLTLRSETPSADRALRAALASLLLGEPPTTPPNDRAAAPAPSGVPAVGGLDGVIAPPVRVLFCGAGRAVLEALEAAPGGDRCLAVELADGRAVIVPETAAEPVIAAVAATGPVGVSDATGLNGLPTALIQARRARAAAGRNGPDVLRYAELPGRGVHGLLDPEAARGFADGLLSPLRDEDPELVRSLHAYLAANGQGETAARALGVHRHTLRHRMRKAAEILGRDLDDPGVRAELWIALTAPAR; from the coding sequence GTGCCACCGACCCTCGCCGCCGTCGCCGCGCTCCCCCAGCTCGGCCTGCGCCCGCTGACCGGCGGGCCGCCCGCGCTGGAGGCCGGGGTGCACTGGGTGGCCGTCAGCGAACTGGAGGACCCCACGCCGTTCCTGGAGGGCGGCGAGCTGTTGCTGACCACCGGCATGCGTCTGAACGCCCGGACCGCCGAGCCCTACATCGCCCGATTGGTACGGCGGAGGGTGGCGGGCCTCGGCTTCGGGGTCGGTCTGGGGCACGAGGAGATCCCGCCGGAGCTGACCGGAGCCGCGGAGAGGCACGGCCTGCCGCTGCTGGAGGTGCCCCGCCGCACGCCGTTCATCGCGATCGGCAAGGCGGTGTCGGGGATGCTGGCGGCCGAACGGTACGAGGCCGTGACGCGCTCCTTCCAGGCCCAGCGCGAGCTGACCCGGGCCGCCTTGAAGGGCTCCAAGGCCCTCGTCATCCGACTGGCCCGCGAACTGGACGGCTGGGCCCTGTTGCTCGGCCCCACCGGCGACGTCCTCCGGGCCGCCCCCGAGTCGGCGCGACGCCACGCGGACGACCTGGCCGGGGAGTTGGACCGGCTCCGGGCCGGAGGTGCCAGCGTCGCGATCTCCGGACGGGACTCCCATGTGGTCATCCAGCCTCTCGGCGTGTCCGGACGCCCTCGCGGATTCCTCGCGGTGGGGACGGCCGAGCCCCTGCCGCCCGTCGCGCACACCATCGTCGGCGCGGCGGTGTCCCTGCTGACCCTCCGCTCGGAGACGCCCTCCGCCGACCGCGCCCTCCGCGCCGCCCTGGCGTCCCTGCTCCTCGGCGAGCCCCCCACGACACCGCCGAACGACCGTGCCGCCGCACCCGCCCCCTCGGGGGTGCCGGCCGTCGGTGGGCTCGACGGGGTGATCGCGCCGCCGGTCCGGGTCCTGTTCTGCGGTGCCGGGCGGGCCGTTCTGGAGGCTCTGGAGGCGGCCCCGGGCGGTGATCGGTGCCTGGCGGTCGAGCTGGCCGATGGTCGTGCCGTGATCGTGCCCGAGACGGCCGCCGAGCCCGTGATCGCCGCCGTCGCCGCGACGGGCCCGGTCGGGGTCAGCGACGCGACCGGGCTGAACGGCCTGCCCACGGCGCTCATCCAGGCCCGGCGGGCGCGGGCGGCGGCAGGGCGGAACGGCCCGGACGTGCTGCGGTACGCCGAGCTGCCCGGGCGGGGCGTGCACGGGCTGCTCGACCCGGAGGCGGCCCGGGGGTTCGCCGACGGGCTGCTTTCCCCGTTGCGGGACGAGGATCCCGAGCTGGTCCGTTCGCTGCACGCCTATCTGGCCGCCAACGGTCAGGGCGAGACGGCCGCCCGGGCGCTGGGCGTCCACCGGCACACGCTGCGGCACCGCATGCGCAAGGCCGCCGAGATCCTCGGCCGCGACCTCGACGACCCGGGTGTCCGCGCCGAACTGTGGATCGCCCTGACCGCGCCGGCCCGCTGA
- a CDS encoding aldehyde dehydrogenase family protein: MPDNTQVSPFWLAGRPATGDGEIVVTHPYDGRVIGAASVPTDAQVEEAVAAAHAVRAEAAALPLHVRAEALAHVARRLAERSEEIARLITGENGKPLLWARGEVGRAISVFRFAAEETRRWSGHAQRLDTDPAAAGRLAYVSRVPHGPVLAVTPFNFPLNLTAHKVAPAIAVGAPVVVKPAPATPLSALVLGEILAETELPAGMVSVLPVPNDRAAGLVDDPRLPVVSFTGSGPVGWMIKERVPRKHVTLELGGNAAAVVCADADLDHAAARIGLFSNYQAGQSCIAVQRVYVAREVYDAFTPRLVAAVEGLVTGDPWDDATQVGPLISAEAAERVQAWVDEAAAAGAEVLTGGTRDGAAYAPTVLADVPAGAKVACEEVFGPVLLVQPFDGLDEAFALVNDSRYGLQAGVFTRSLDVAFRAHRELEVGGVIIGDVPSYRADQMPYGGVKESGIGREGLRSAMEDYTYEKVMVLTGLAL, from the coding sequence ATGCCCGACAACACCCAGGTGAGCCCCTTCTGGCTGGCCGGACGGCCGGCGACCGGAGACGGCGAGATCGTCGTCACCCACCCGTACGACGGCCGAGTGATCGGCGCGGCCTCCGTACCGACGGACGCGCAGGTCGAGGAGGCCGTGGCCGCCGCCCACGCGGTGCGCGCCGAGGCCGCCGCGCTGCCCCTGCACGTGCGCGCCGAGGCCCTGGCGCACGTCGCCCGTCGGCTGGCCGAGCGTTCGGAGGAGATCGCCCGGCTGATCACCGGCGAGAACGGCAAGCCCCTGCTGTGGGCCCGGGGCGAGGTCGGGCGGGCGATCTCGGTGTTCCGGTTCGCCGCCGAGGAGACCCGCCGGTGGAGCGGCCATGCGCAGCGGCTGGACACCGACCCGGCCGCCGCCGGGCGACTGGCCTACGTGTCCCGGGTGCCGCACGGCCCGGTGCTGGCCGTCACCCCCTTCAACTTCCCGCTGAACCTGACCGCCCACAAGGTGGCCCCGGCCATCGCCGTGGGCGCGCCCGTGGTCGTCAAGCCCGCCCCGGCGACCCCCCTGTCCGCGCTGGTGCTGGGCGAGATCCTGGCCGAGACGGAGCTGCCCGCCGGAATGGTCTCGGTGCTGCCGGTGCCCAACGACCGGGCCGCCGGGCTGGTGGACGACCCGAGGCTGCCGGTGGTGTCGTTCACCGGCTCCGGGCCCGTCGGCTGGATGATCAAGGAACGGGTGCCGCGCAAGCACGTCACGCTGGAGCTGGGCGGCAACGCGGCGGCGGTGGTCTGCGCGGACGCCGACCTCGACCACGCCGCCGCCCGCATCGGCCTGTTCTCCAACTACCAGGCGGGGCAGAGCTGCATCGCCGTCCAGCGGGTCTACGTCGCCCGCGAGGTCTACGACGCGTTCACGCCCAGGCTCGTCGCCGCCGTCGAGGGCCTCGTCACCGGCGACCCGTGGGACGACGCCACCCAGGTCGGCCCGCTCATCAGCGCCGAGGCCGCCGAACGGGTCCAGGCGTGGGTCGACGAGGCCGCCGCGGCGGGGGCCGAGGTGCTCACCGGCGGGACGCGGGACGGCGCCGCGTACGCGCCCACGGTGCTGGCCGACGTGCCGGCGGGCGCCAAGGTGGCGTGCGAGGAGGTCTTCGGCCCGGTCCTGCTCGTCCAGCCGTTCGACGGCCTCGACGAGGCGTTCGCGCTGGTCAACGACTCCCGGTACGGCCTGCAGGCCGGGGTCTTCACCCGTTCCCTGGACGTGGCGTTCCGCGCCCATCGGGAGCTGGAGGTCGGCGGCGTGATCATCGGCGACGTCCCCTCGTACCGCGCCGACCAGATGCCGTACGGCGGGGTCAAGGAGTCCGGGATCGGCCGGGAGGGGCTGCGCTCGGCGATGGAGGACTACACGTACGAGAAGGTCATGGTGCTGACGGGTCTGGCTCTCTGA